Sequence from the Ictalurus furcatus strain D&B chromosome 29, Billie_1.0, whole genome shotgun sequence genome:
tttttttttttttttttaactagagAACATAACAGCACAAAGAACTTTTCATATTGATAAACTTgtatttaagatttttattcCATGAGACCTGAACTGTCCAGGATTGCAATGTGACTTaccatttcaaaataaaggcTTGAATATGAGAAATTGCTTAATACTTGCTACACTAActctacatttcttttcttttcgtgtcccaaaacaggaaaaaaaaaaaaaagacagatcaTAAACAAAGCAGAAAAACATGAATACAAATTACCTCAAAAAGCCTCTTAAAAGCTGCAAATACTATCATGTTTACAGGCAGCTGCAACTTCAGTATCAATTATTAAACTGTATAAACAACTGTAAtgataaaaaatgattttataacACACTTTAAAAGCTTGTATTCTTGTAGTTTAGAAGACATTTCCGAAGCGAAGGCGTCATTCTGTCGGTCACTTACCTTCCACACGCGCTCTGCTCTACCTGTGTACGACTCCAAGGCCCGTTTAATGTACGATAGTTTTAGCGTCTGTGATTGGCTGAAACAAGAGGCGAGTGACGTAGCTTTCGGAAGCAGGACGCTGATTGGTCGACGGTGTGGAGTGATGATAGTGAGACGGACGTAACCGTGGCGACGGCCAATGAGACGCGCGCTCGCCTTTTCCGTACGGTGGCGGTACTCGAAGTAATAAACATTACGCTTTAAATGGGAAACGCCCACTGTAGCCTTGTTATACACACAGAGTCGTTCTCAATTCATGAGCGTTTTCTGCAAAGGGCCCTGCAAACATCCGTTTTCAAACGGAACAATTACTAtttctgacaggaaaaaaaagaagaaaagttacCCTAAACATATTAGAGCAGTTTTAACACGAAATTGCTTGCTATTTCCGGTTAGGACAAGCACGACAACGATGCCGCCATCTTGGAGGGGGCAGATCAACTACTGTACATCTCTCGCTGCTCTTTATTACGTTgctgttctttctttcctccttttttttttttttttttaaaaaaaaacaaaacaaataattgtcatttttttcttttgttctcctTTCCCCCCTGTATGTGTGCGAAACCTTTCTGCTTTTCTCCCATTCTCCTTCCCCTCATAATTCTTCAATTTATCTTCCTGTCGGTCTTATTCTTCCTTCATGCATTTTTCAGCTCATTGCAAACACAAAatcaattatttataattattacactggttttttttttgccatacaTCAGTTTAAAGAATGTAGGTATGCGTTTTGAACGATGCTAAATTGGAGGCTATAAGCGTCCCTTAAGTCCCCAGCGTAGCTACGAGTGCCATGTATTAAACTGAGATTTGTCctgtgaacacaaacacacacaaatagattTAAATACAAGAAGCATGTTTATTATTCATGATATAAAACACGTTATGAAATGGTTTGAGCGCGCTGCATTCCTCTTGACCGACACCTAGTTTTAATATTGAgaacaataattaataatagtTAAAGAGAAACACTAGAGAGAGTACAGAACTGAGATTAGAAAAGGTACAGAAgataaaaggaaaggaaagaaagaacatttgGTCAGTGTTCAGCAGTTGGCAGAGCGACGCAGTGTCCCATTCTTCACTGAACAGATGACAGCAGTAGTTTAAAAACagtacacgcacgcacacacgcacacgcacacacacacacacacacacacacacacacacacacacgaaaacctAGATCCATGCAGAAGCACTTCCACAGCCGAGCAGCCAGCAGCAGTCCGAAACGACATACATGCTCAGACACACGCAGCAGCAGAGCAGCGCATCACGGATACATCCAGAACCGATATTCACACCCAGCTGGATCACGGTTAAAAGACACGGTGcataagaaatgaaatgttgagCGTTAAGACTTTTCAAAAACTTGGGTTTGGCAAAAGAAACTCGAGAAACGCAAGTGCAAGTCCTCCTATTAAATGTTCACCCCATGCAGCTTCTGCTCGTAGATTAGCAGCTCTCATTCCTGCCATGAAATCAAACGACAGCAATCGTCCGTTAGTCCGTTATCCTTCTTCATAAAATCATCTCGTCAGTCCCAGTGACTTTCAGAGATTCAGAGTGAGAAAGTGCTGGTccattggttttgttttttgtttttttttttaaatcgagtCCCGTTCCGAGTCGGATTCGTCCACGATGGATTTTCGAAGGGGTTCCTTCAGGTCAGTAGACTCGCTCCTAAACTCCGCGGACAGACGCTGGAACGTTTACGCTAGTGTTTTCAGAGGCATCCTTTCGGTCGCGTTAGAGTTTGAACCATCACGCTTGGTTAGTACTTTGCtgtaaaagtgcaaaaaaaatcttCGTCATACTGTAACTACTctcaaataaaaggaaaaagagagagaagagagagagagagagagaaatgtataGAAATATAGAGATAGAAcaactgagagagacagagagagagagcacgatcgagagataaagagaaagagtgagagagagagataaagtgagcgagggagacagatagatagagagatagatagatagatagagagatgtatagagagacaggaagaaaaaaatagagacacagagagagagagagagacagagagagcagtgTTTGTCCAGGCCTTCTGAATCAGGAAGCAGCTCTAGGAGGAAGCTTCAGCCTCGTCTTCAGTGTGAGCCACTCCTCAGCATCACATCAGCTTATTTTCAGCTTACACTTCAACAGAGTTTCAACTCTTCAGTTGTTCAAAGAGGTTTATCAATGATCgtcacacctgcacacacaccattttttaCATTATCGTTTGATACACTGTAATTAAACTATAGGTTTTAAAGCAGCCACTAGATGGTGCTGTTGCTTACTAATCATCACACGTTTATTCATAAATTATCCTGTACTAAGGATTAGAAGTATGTCTATGCTATCATTTGACCTGTGCTCATTAGCAAATTATTCAAAGttgctattgttttttttttgttgtttttttttttttttgggggggggggggggggtcgattTATGCTATATGCTTTCCAAAGGGTTATcaaaaaaatggattttttttttttttttaaccactacTACGTTTCAACCTCTATTATGTTACTCATGCTTATATTCTGAAGATGTGGCAACAAAACGACAAAAAACAGTTTCCGTTCAGGTTTTCTGATGTGTACAGTCTTGATTCACGTCACACCGAGCTGTTGGTCTGAGTGCCTGACCTGCGTAGCTGCGCCCGGTGCTCATGCAGCTTGGCAATATGGTCCATTTATCCGTGCTGGGATTATAAAACTCCACCGACGCCAGGTTACAGGAGCCGTCGTCACCCCCGATCACATACAGCAGACTGCCGACTGCGCACACTCCTACAGAGAGACGCGTGACCGTCAGCTAAGCACATCACGTCATTGGTGTTCTCCACCAGTGGCGCATTAGTGGAGTAACTGAGCCAAATGTCCAGTTTACCTGCGTTCCGGCGACACATGTTCATATCGGCCACTTGCTTCCAGGTGCTGGAGACGGGGTCGTACACCTCACAGCTCTTCCTGACTAACGGGCCGTCGTGCCCGCCCACCGCATACAGCAGACCTTTTAGCACACCCACCCCTGTCACAGCAAAAATGCACAAGAGTATAAACTACAATCTGTGAAGTAAACAATCGTGAATCAATGTTtaagagatgtgtgtgtgtgtgtaacctgcTCCGCTGCGCCGCGTGCCCATCTCTGCTATGTATGACCACTCGTTGGTGTTCGGGTTATACGCCTCCACAGTGCTCAAACACTGACGTGTTGCTCCATCATACCCGCCAACTGCATACAGTATACCtgttcacatacatacacatcatgGATAAaaacatatagacacacatcctttATCCTATTGGACTGTTTGTAGCAATCGAGCGATATTGATTTTTTACAACTGATACCGATTATTTGTTTATGTGCCCGATAATTGATACGCAAAACCGATATCTATtaattgttttacttctgtttttgacacaacgataacaccaccactgaactgaacaaaccgttTTATTGAGAACAAatttgtcaatttcacttcctccttgcatattaaaaaagccttttatttatacaccaataaatatAGAAGTCTGAAagacagcaaaataaaaaaataaataaagtgttactgtTACGTGACTCCCGTGAGTCGGTCTCATGAATATTTCTTAGCGCCGAGAtgcttaaactacatatcaAGCGTTTATGCAACACATTTCATTTGtgcattaattataattatgttaaaGAAAGCACAATTCTCGAAATGCCCACGAGATGGCGCCATTTATTGGTGGAGccgatattacaaaaccgatatcCAATTACGGGAAAGCGCTTAAATATCGGGGGGAAATATCGGTAAAACCGATTATTGGTCGATCTCAGATTGTTTGCATATAGAATATACAGCGCAGGGGCTTCTGCTTGGCTCCGCTCACCTCCGACCACGCCCACCCCCACGCTGCTGCGCCGGGTGTTCATGGGAGCTATGTGGAACCATTCGTTGGTCTTCGAGTTGTACGCCTCAACAGTAGCAAGACCTGCATGACAATCATACCCAATTTCAGTCGTTCAAATCAGAAGTCGTCAATCACAGCTCATTTCTTAATATTTTCGCTCAATAGCTTCGTCTGAAATGGGATATGTAATGCACGCAATTTATTTGAGTTGATTTCTTATCTAtatacaaaaaacacacacttatcTTTACTTTAAAGATGATAACGTTGGCATTGGGGTTTTCTATCTTGGTCTTTACCTGTGCTGCCGTCGAAACCACCCACGGCATAAAGAAGTCCGTTGAGAACGGCGGCACCGAGTGTGGACCTCCGGTCCTGCATACTGCTCACACAGCACCACTCGTCTTTCACAGGGTCGTACGCGTCCACCGTCCTCACGCGCAGAGAGCCGTTAAAGCCTCCGACGGCGTACACCATGCCACCCATGTACACTACGCctatacacgcacacaaacacatgtaaGAGTTGTGGAGGAAACCAAGTGGTGTGAAAATCGAGAAATCCACAGAGAatcagagatttaaaaaaaattatctggaGCATTTTGTAGTTGTTAAGTACCAGTTAATAATGAGCCAGTATTACTAATACTTCTCCATGCACCTTTAGAGCTAtatttatatccatttataaAATACCCAATGAAGGAAAGGCTGCGAGGGATCTGTACCTGCTCGACATCGTCTGGATGGCAGCTCTGCCACTTGGAACCATCTCTCCTCTTCAAAGTCATAACATTCCACACTGCGGATAGcttttggtgcttggcccccaaccaccaccatcacctacaaaacacacacattgacacactGCATTGTAAAAAGTTTAAGGacctaaacacaaacataactcagaacacacaaaaagTATGTGGTCAGTTtgtatttcttgtttgtttgggtttttccCCCAAGTTTATGATTTAGCCGAGTGAGTGTCTTGAGGAGAAAACATCTGTGATGATAATATGGGCCAACTGCATATTAGCATTTTATTGTCCCCACCATATGTAATCCACAacataatcatcataataataataataataataataataataatacaaaagatATGTGAGGcttgctagctaactagcaagctTTCCCCCTGCCTGCATTGCTAATTGGCtccagagaaagaaaagaaaaaggaaaaaaaaacacaacaactgtATTTCGAAACTTATTTGCAGTGAAGACACTCAGTCTAGAAATCAATCAGATTTTTCCtgctgtgtgaaaaaaaaagactgctgTTCAGCTGAAGCATGTGGTAGAGCAGAAAACAGGAGCACTGCTCTAGGTCACAGTCAAAAAATAGGTTTTAAAAGTCCCCCGTGTCCTTCAGTATGCGAGTCAGCGTCTTTTACTACCACTTATTTATTTCGTTGCTTTTTGGTTGGGATACCTCACAAAGATACACAAAGGTGCATTTATGCGCATGTAAGGAAAAAAAGCAAGGATACGTTAACAGCACAACAAAATCAAGACgcaacacaacacaattcaAAAAGTAAACATAAGTTAACAGCACAAAGGAATCAAGCCGCAAAGCAAAAGAAGCTGCAACACGACGGAAATGCTCCCGACCACTAGGGGGTAGTGTCGGCATGGAAAAGCAATGTTTCTGTTGTTATTGCACAACTTTTCATTAGATCTCAGGACATGACAAGCGATTCTCTGTGTACGTTAATGTATGTAATTGGTTTTAAGTCAACTAAATACTTTTAGTGAATTCCTGATATCGCGGCTGAACTGCTGAAACGAGCAGAACAAACACATGCGGATAATTGCCCAATCCCGTGCACCCTAGCGGTCGGGAGCATTTGCTGTGTTGCGTCTCGAT
This genomic interval carries:
- the klhl2 gene encoding kelch-like protein 2 isoform X4 — protein: MFTGEMSESRQKKVRIKEIDGWTLGMLIDYVYTAEIQVTEENVQVLLPAAGLLQLQEVKRACCEFLSTQLHPTNCLGIRAFADLHTCSDLLNLANSYAEQHFSEVMQCEEFLNLGMEQVCSLIASDKLTIPSEEKVFEAVIAWVKHDKDVRQEHMSHLMEHVRLPLLSREYLVQRVEEETLVKNSSACKDYLIEAMKYHLLPAEQRSMMKTVRTRVRTPVSYPKVMVVVGGQAPKAIRSVECYDFEEERWFQVAELPSRRCRAGVVYMGGMVYAVGGFNGSLRVRTVDAYDPVKDEWCCVSSMQDRRSTLGAAVLNGLLYAVGGFDGSTGLATVEAYNSKTNEWFHIAPMNTRRSSVGVGVVGGILYAVGGYDGATRQCLSTVEAYNPNTNEWSYIAEMGTRRSGAGVGVLKGLLYAVGGHDGPLVRKSCEVYDPVSSTWKQVADMNMCRRNAGVCAVGSLLYVIGGDDGSCNLASVEFYNPSTDKWTILPSCMSTGRSYAGVTIIDKPL